The genomic DNA ATGTCACGACGCTGCTTGGCGGCCTCGCGCGGGGACATCTCGTGCAGCTTGCCCCCCCGTTCGTTGTAACCGATCAGCTCACCGTCGACGTAGAGCCGCCCGGCGTTGACCTGCTCGAGGTGGTTGATACAGCGCAGAAAGGTGGACTTGCCCGAACCCGATGGTCCGACCAGCACCAGTACCTGGCCGCGCTGTACCTCGAGGGTGACGCCCTTGAGCACCTTGAGTGCGCCGAAGTCCTTGCAGACCGCCTCGGCTCGGACCATCGGTGTCACGGCTGCTCCCCCATCTGCGCCTTGGCCAGCGCCTCGAGCTGCTTGGTGGTCAGCTTGCGCGACGCCCCGCGGGAGAAGTGCCGCTCGAGGTAGAACTGGCCCACCATCAGGATGCTGGTGACCACCAGGTACCAGGTGGCGGCGACCAGGAGCAGCGGTACCGGTTCGAAGGTGCGGGCCGCGATCTCCCGTGAGGTGATGCCGTAGAGGTCCAGGGTGAAGGGCACCGCCGTCACCAGCGACGTGGTTTTCAGCATGCTGATCACCTCGTTGCCCGTGGGCGGGATGATCACCCGCATGGCCTGGGGCAGCACCGTGCGCCGCATGGCCAGGCCCCACGACATGCCCAGCGCCGTGGACGCCTCCAGTTGCCCTTCCGGCACCGAGCTGATGCCGGCCCGGATGATCTCGGCCATGTACGCGGCTTCGTTGAGCGCCAGCCCGATGATGGCCAGCGCGAACGGGAACGACAGCGCCTGCAGGTTGAACTGCAGCAGCGACGGCCCGAACGGGACGCCCAGTTGGACGTTCTGATAGATGGTCGGCAGCAGGCCCCAGAACACCAGCTGGACGTAGACCGGGGTGCCGCGGAAAACCCAGAGGTACACCCAGGCGACGTAGCGGAACACCGGGTTGGGCGACAGCCGCATGACGGCCAGCAGGATCCCGAGCAGGATGGCCAGCACCATCGAATAGACGGTCAGCTGCAAGGTGTTGACCAGGCCGACCATCAGTACCCGTTCGTTGAACAGGTACTCCATGAACACCGACCAGCGGTAGGCCGGGTTGGTGGCCGCTCCGTAGAGGAACAACCCGACCAGGATGAGGATGACGGCCGCCGCCACCCACCGCCAGGGGTGCCGTAGTGGAATAGCGTCTATGGCAGCCGGCGCAGTGGGCGGCGGGGCGTCAACACTCATGGATCAGCTGATCGCTCCGTTGATGACCGGCTTGTCGATCATGCCGGCCTCGACACCCCAATCGGTGGCGATCTTCTCGTACTCACCGTTCTCGATCAGGTGCTCGAGCGCCTGCTGCAGCGACTGCGCCAACGGCGATCCCTTGGCCACCGGCCACCCGTAGGGCGCGGCGTCGAAGATCTCACCGGCGGTCTCCAGCTTGCCTGCGCTCTGCTTGATGGCGTAGGCCGTCACCGGCGAATCGGCCGACATCGCGTCGGCCTGGCCGAGCACCACCGCGTTGGTGGCGGCGTCCTGGCCGTCGAACGGGATGATCTCGATGGCGGGGTTGCCGGCGTCGGTGCACGCCTTGCTCTTGGCGGGCAGTTCGTCGGTCTCCTGGTAGGTGGTGGCCTGCACCGCGACCTTCTTGCCGCACGCGTTGTTGGGATCGATTCCCGAGCCCGGCCGCTGTGCCCACTGCGTACCCGCCGAGAAGTAGGTGACGAAGTCGACCGTCTGCTCGCGCTCCTTGGTGTCGGTGAACGATGACATCCCGACGTTGAAGGTGCCGCCCTGGATGGACGGGATGATCTTCGCGAAATCGGACTCGCGGTATTCGGCGGTGAGGCCGAGCGTGGAGGCGATGGCGTTCATCAAATCGACGTCGAACCCGACGATCTTGCCGGACTCGTCTTTGAATTCGTTCGGTGCGTAGGGGATGTTGACGCCGACGACCAGCTTGCCGGAGGACTTGATGTCCTCGGGCACCGTGTTCGCGATCTCCTCGACCGCGCCCGAGGAGGCCGCACCACCGGTGGTGGGCTCCTCCTCACTGCCGCCGGAACTGTCGGTTCCTGCCGCACAGCCTGACAGCGCCATGACGCCGGACACCGCGAATATCGCTGTGGCGTACCACCAGCGTGGGCGTCCCGAGCGGCTCTGGTTTCCAGATTCCACGTTCCCTCTTCTCGTTGTTCGGGCCGTCCTGCGGCGGTCCCGGACCGCCGACGACCTTAACCACCGGCGACCCAGAGTGCAGTCCCGGTAACGAAACATTAATCACCGCGCCGACGGGGCAGGAGCACATTGTGTGTACTCGACGACGTTACCGACTGTGACCCGAACTCCACGCCGCCGTGACGCTGCTGTGCCACACTTCCGCCATGGTCACTCCTACCGTTTCGGGGCCGGCACCGTCTCTGCTGCCGCACCTGTGGAAATCCACCCTGGTATCGGGTGTGCTGGCCGTGCTGCTCGGGATCGCCGTGGTCGCCTGGCCGGGCATCTCGATCCTCATCGCCGCGATCTTCTTCGGCGCCTATCTGTTGGTCACGGGCATCGCGCAGGTGGTGCTGGCTTTCAGCCTGCGGGCCCCCGTCGGCAGTAAGGTGCTCCTGGGCATCAGCGGCCTGGCCTCGGTGGTACTGGGCGTGCTGTGCTTCCTGAGCCTGGCGGACTCCGTTCTGCTGCTGGCGATTTGGATCGGCATCGGGTTCATCTTCCGCGGCGTGGCCACCACCGCGTCGGCGATCAGCGACAAGACCCTGCCCGGGCGGGGCTGGGAGATCTTCTTCGGCGTGGTCTCCCTGATCGCGGGCATCGTGATGATGGTGCTGCCGTTCGAATCCCTGGCGACACTGGCGCTGGTGGTCGGCATCTGGCTGATCGTGACGGGCGTGTTCGAGATCGTGATGGCCTTCGGCATCAGGAAAGCATCCAAAGTCCTCCCCGGGTAGCCAAAGGTCCCTTGTCGGCGACATCACTGCCTGCGAGGCTGGAATCGCTGGTCGCACGGCCATGCGACTACTACAGTGTGTCGTAGTAGATGAGACCTGCAGCCCTCGGAGATGCCCATGGACGCCCTCGACGTATCGCGATGGCAGTTCGGAATAACAACGGTCTACCACTTCATCTTCGTGCCGCTGACCATCGGTCTGGCGCCGCTGATCGCGGTGATGCAGACCGTCTGGGTGATCACCGGGCGCTCGGAGTGGTACCGGCTGACCCGGTTCTTCGGCAAGCTGTTCCTGATCAACTTCGCGATCGGCGTGGCCACCGGGATCGTGCAGGAGTTCCAGTTCGGGATGAACTGGAGTGAGTACTCCCGCTTCGTCGGCGACGTCTTCGGTGCACCGCTGGCCATGGAGGGCCTGGTGGCCTTCTTCTTCGAGTCGACGTTCATCGGCCTGTGGATCTTCGGCTGGACCCGATTGCCCCGGTTGGTGCACCTGGCCTGCATCTGGATCGTCGCCATCGCGGTGAACCTGTCAGCCTTCTTCATCATCACCGCCAACTCCTTCATGCAGCACCCCGTCGGAGCGCGCTACAACCCGGAGACCGGCCGCGCCGAACTGGAGAGCATCGTCGCGCTGTTCACCAACGAGACCGGCGTGGCCGCGTTCTGGCATGCCGTCGCCGGAGCTTTCCTCACCGCCGGCACCTTCGTGGCCTGCGTCTGCGCCTGGTGGATGGTGCGCAATGCGCGCAGTGGGACCGAGACCGTTCCCGAGACCCGCACGATGTACCGCCCCGCCACCATCCTCGGATGCTGGGTGGCGCTGATCTCGGCGGCCGCGTTGTTCTTCACCGGTGACATTCAGGGCAAGCTGATGTTCGAACAGCAACCCATGAAGATGGCGTCGGCAGAGTCGTTGTGCCACACCGAAACCGATCCCGACTTTTCGATCCTGACGGTGGGCACCCACAACAACTGCGACAGCGTCATCCACCTCATCAAGGTGCCGTTCGTGCTGCCGTTCCTGGCTGAGAGCAAGTTCACCGGCGTCACACTCGACGGTGTCGAGGACCTGCAGCAACAGGCCGAGGAGAAGTTCGGCCCCGGCAACTACCGCCCCAACCTCTTCGTCACCTACTGGTCCTTCCGCGCCATGATCGGCTTCATGGCCGTGCCGGTGCTGTTCGCGCTGGCGGCGCTGTGGCTGACCCGGGGCGGTCGCACCACGGACAAGAAATGGCTGTCGACGCTGGCCCTGGTGACGCTGCCGACACCGTTCCTGGCCAACAGTGCGGGATGGATCTTCACCGAGATGGGACGCCAGCCCTGGGTGGTGGTACCCAACATCGACGGTGACCCACTGCTGCACCTGACTGTGCAGGAGGGGGTGTCCGGACATTCGGCGGGCATGGTCTGGATCAGCTTGGTGAGCCTGACGGCGGTCTACGGAGTGCTCGCCGTGATCTGGTTCTACCTCCTGCGCCGCTACATCGTCTCGGGCCCACAGGAACACGACTCCGAGCCGGCGCCACCCAAGCCACCCGGCGGCGAGGACGTGGCCCCACTCTCGTTCGCCTACTAGGGAGCAACCGACCATGGGACTTCAAGAAATCTGGTTCATCCTCGTCGCCGTGTTGTTCCTCGGATTCTTCGTCCTCGAGGGTTTCGACTTCGGCGTCGGCATGCTGATGGAACCCCTTGCCCGCATGGGCAGCAGTTCCGATCCCGTGACGATCGACAAGCGCCGCCGTGCGGTGCTCAACACCATCGGACCGGTGTGGGACGGCAACGAGGTGTGGTTGATCACCGCGGGCGGAGCGATGTTCGCCGCCTTCCCCGGCTGGTACGCCACGGTGTTCTCGGGACTGTTCCTCCCCCTGCTGGCGATCCTGGTGTCGATGATCCTGCGGATCGTGGCCATCGAATGGCGCGGCAAGATCGATGACGCGACCTGGCGCCGACGCGCCGACCTCGGGATCGCCATCGGCTCCTGGGTGCCGGCCATCCTGTGGGGGGTGGCCTTCGCGTCTCTGGTGCAGGGGCTGCCGGTGGACGCGGACGCCCAGATCCACCCGACCTTCGCCGCGCTGATCAATCCGTACACACTGCTGGGCGGACTGGCCACCGGCGGGCTGTTCCTGCTGCACGGCGCCGCGTTCCTGGCGCTGAAGACCGAAGGTGAGATCCGAACCGACATCCTGCGGGTGGCCCGGCTGTTGACCTGGCCGGTGACAGGGTTGGTGGCCTGCTTCGGCATCTGGACCCAGCTGGGATACGGCAAAACCTGGACCTGGGCGGTGCTGATCCTGGCCGTCGTGGCCCAGCTGGCCGCAGTTGCCCTGCTGCACAAGGGGACTCGCGACGGATGGGCGTTCATCTCGACGACACTGGTGGTGGTGGCCGTGATCGTGCTGGCGTTCGGGGCACTGTTCCCGAACCTGGTGCCATCAACCCTGAATCCGGACTGGAACCTGACCATCTTCAATGCGTCCTCCACCCCGTACACATTGACGGTGATGACCTGGGCGGCGGCCATCTTCGCGCCACTGGTGATCATCTACCAAGCCTGGACGTACTGGGTGTTCCGGCAGCGCATCTCGACGGAACGCATACCCGATCCCATCGGTCTGGGGCACTCGCACTGACCGCCACCCCACGCACGCCAGGGAGCCGGGCGCCGCTGGATCCGCGGCTGATCCGGGCCTCGGCAGCGGTGCGGCGCTTCCTGGCGGCCACCGTGGTGTGCGGTGTCGTGATCGCCGGGTGCGCCCTGGCCGCCGCGGTGCTGCTGGCCCACATCGTCGCGGGCATCATCACCGACCCCTCCGGCCGGACGTTGGACCGGTGGGCACCGGAGTTGGTGTTGCTCGCCGCGCTGTGGGCGGTGCGGGCATGCGCACAGTGGGCGCAGGCCCGGCTGAGCCAACGCGGCGCCAGCGGCGCCATCGCCGACCTGAGCGGACGGGTCCTGGAATCCGTGACCGCCGGTGACCCCCGCACCGTCACCGAGCGGCGGGCGCAGGCCGCCACCGTGGTGGTGCGCGGCCTGGACGGGCTCCGGCCGTTTTTCACCGCCTACCTGCCCGCGCTCATCCTGGCCGTCATCCTGACCCCGGCCGCCGTGCTGGTGATGGCCCTGTTCGACCTGCAGGCCACCCTGATCGTGCTGGTGGCACTGCCGCTGATCCCGATCTTCATGATCCTCATCGGCCTGGCCACCGCCGAGCGGTCCGCCGCCGCCCTGGACGCCATGACCACGCTGCAGGCACGGCTACTGGACCTGATCGCGGGCATCCCCACCCTGCGCGCCCTGGGCCGTGCACAGGGACCCGGCCGCCGCATCAGTGAACTGTCGGCCGCACACCGCCGATCCACCATGGCCACACTGCGCATCGCCTTCCTGTCGTCCTTCGTGCTGGAACTGCTGGCCACCCTCGGAGTGGCGCTGGTGGCCGTCAGCGTGGGCCTGCGGCTGGTCTACGGCCACCTCGATCTGGCCACCGGGCTGACGGTGCTGCTGCTGGCACCGGATGTGTTCTGGCCGCTGCGCCGCGTCGGCGTGGAGTTCCACGCCGCGCAGGACGGCAAGACGGCCGCCGAACGCGCGTTCACGCTCATCGACTCCACCCCCGCCCCGCGCCCGGGCACTGCGTCGGTGTCGGCAGCCGGAGCCACCATCGTCATCGAATCACTGCGTGTGCCAAGCCGTTCCGGCTTCGCACCGGACGGTCTGGGTGCGGTGCTGGAACCGGGTCGCGTCACCGTGCTCACCGGGCCCAACGGCGCTGGCAAGTCCACCACCGTGCACGTGCTCACCGGCCTGACCCGGCCCGCCGAGGGCACGGTGCGGGTCGCCGGTGTGGACATCGCCGACCTGGACCCCGCCTCCTGGTGGGCTCAACTGAGTTGGCTGCCCCAGCGTCCGGTGCTGGTTCCGGGCACCGTCGCCGACAACCTGGCACTGTTCGGCCCTCTGGTCGATCCCGAGTCAGCCTGCGCCGCTTCCGGATTCGACCGGGTGCTCGCCGATCTGCCCGACGGCACGCAGACGCTGCTGGGCCGCGGCGGTGTCGGGCTGTCGCTGGGTCAACGCCAGCGCCTCGGCCTGGCCCGGGCGCTCGGGTCGTCGGCTCCGGTGCTGCTGCTCGACGAGCCCACCGCCCACCTCGACGCCGCCACCGAAGCCGCGGTACTGCGTGCGTTGGTGGCGCGGGCACACGCCGGAGCCACCGTGGTGGTGGTCGGCCACCGCGCACCGGTGCTGGCGATCGCCGACCGCGTGGTCGAGGTGGGTGGCCATGCGACGGTCTGATCCCCTGCTGCTGTCCTGGACACTGCTGCGCCCGCGGCTACCCCGACTGTTGCTGGCCATCCTGTGCGGCGTGCTGTCCCTGGGCAGTGCGTTGGCCCTGGCAGCGGTGTCGGCCTGGCTGATCACCCGGGCCTGGCAGATGCCCCCCATCCTGGATCTGTCCGTCGCGGTGGTGGCGGTGCGCGCCTTCGGCATCTCGCGTGGGGTGCTGCACTACTGCGAACGGCTGGCCTCCCACGACACCGCACTGCGCGCCTCCGGCAGCGCACGCACCGAGCTCTACCGCGCACTGGCCGACGGCCCCGTGGACACCGTGGCCCGGCTGGGCGGCGGCGAACTGGCCGGCCGGGTGGGTGCCGACGTCGACGAACTGTCCGACGTACTGGTACGCGCCGTACTGCCGGTCGCCGTCGCTGCGGTGCTGTCGGTCGCGGCTGTGGGGGCCATCGCACTGATCTCCCCGGTGGCGGCCGCCGTCCTGGCGGCCTGCCTGGTTATCGCCGGAGTGGTCGCCCCCTGGCTGTCGGCTCGCGGCGCCGCCGCCCAGGAGGTGGCGGCCCGGGATCTGCACGCGGAGCGTGACGTGCTGGCGATGCTGGCCCTCGACCATGCCGCCGAACTGCGGGTCGGCGGCCGGCTGCCGGGCATCATCGCCGAAGCCCAAAAGCACCAACGCGACTGGGGTGCAGCACTGGACCGCGCCGCGAGGCCGGCGGCGCTGGCCGCAGCGGCGCCCACCCTGGCCATCGGCGTCAGCGTGCTGGGCGCGGTGATCGCCGGGCTGTCCATCGCGCCGACCGTGGCACCGACGACACTGGCCATCCTGATGCTGCTGCCGCTGTCGGCCTTCGAAGCGTGCACGGCGCTGCCGGCCGCGGCGATCCAGCTCACGCGTTCCCGGATCGCCGCCCGACGTCTGCTGGCGCTGGTGCGGCCCGCGCCGCCGCAGACCTCGACCGGGCACCCCGCGGACAGCACGCTGCGCGCCGAGCAGCTGCGCGCCGGATTCACCACCGAGACCGCGGGCACGCCTGTGACGTTGGAACTGCCCCCGGGGAGCCGGCTTCTGCTGCGGGGGCCCAGCGGGGCCGGCAAGACCACCCTGTTGATGACCCTGGCGGGGCTGCTGCCCCCGGTGTCGGGTCGTGTCAGCCTGGGCGGTCTGGACCTGGCGGCCGTGGCCGAACCCGACCTGCGCTCGGTGGTGGCGTTCTTCGCCGAGGACGCGCATGTGTTTGCCACCACGGTGCGCGACAACCTCCTGGTGGCCCGCGGCGACTGCACCGACGACGAGCTGCGCCGGGCGCTGGACGCAGTGGGCGCAGGCCGCTGGTTCGACGGCCTGCCCGACGGCTTGGACACGCTGCTCGACGGCGGCGCCGCGGCGTTGTCGGCAGGGCAGCGGCGCAGGCTGCTGCTGGCCAGGGTGCTGCTGTGCCGCGCCGAGGTGGTGCTGCTGGACGAGCCGACCGAACACCTGGACCGCACGGACGCCGACGCGCTGCTACGCGCCCTGCTGCATGCCGACGGCGGCCTGCTGAGCGCCGCGCGCACCGTGGTGGTGGCAACTCACCACCTGCCCGATGATATCGCCGACACCCCGGGCGTTCGCGCCCTAACCGTGCCGGTCCAGCAATCGTGACGGGTAACGTTGCGCCCGTCTGTGGTCCGCACGAGCCTGATCCGGAGAGTCATGACTGAAACGCCCGACCCCAACAAGCCCGAAAATCCGTATCCGGGCGGGTATTCCGGCGGCGGTTACCCGCCGCCCCCACCGCCGGGCGCCTACCAGGGCGGGTATCCCCCGCCCCCGCCCCAACCGTATTCGGGGGGCTATCCCGGATACCCCGGGCCCGACGGGATGGGCGGTTACGGCCAGCCGCCGGTGGCACCCAAGAACGGCCTCGGCATCGCCGCTCTGGTGGTGGGCATCCTGTCCCTGCCCGCCGTGCTGACCGTCTTCGGCGGCTTCGTGCTGGGCCTGGTGGCCATCGTGCTGGGCGTGATCGGCTACCGCCGCGCCAAGAAGGGCGCGGCCACCAACGGCGGTATCGCGATCGCGGGTGCGGTCATCGGCCTGCTGGGCATCGTCTTGAACGCGGCACTGATCGCGTTCGGGGTGTGGGGCTTCCTCCAGGTCGGCGGCGGCGACTACTTCGACTGCATGCAGCAGGCCGGCAACGACACCTCAGCACAGATGCAGTGCGAAGACGAATTCCGTGGCAACCTCGAGAATCGGTTCAGCGTCACCCTCACTCCGACCCCCTGAGGCAGCCAAACTGCCCCGTCGAGCCCGCCCTCGACAAGCGAATCCATTGCTGGAACCAAATTTCATTGCGGAATCGGTTGCGACGAAGCCAATGATGGGTGAAGGTTGACTGACAGTTGCGTCAGCCGGGTCGAACCCGTGCCGTCGGCGAACGCAACGTTGTACCGAGGAGGCAGGGTTCTGAGCAAGACCGGCGCACAAGCCACAGAACACACAGCACGGCAGGGCAGCGCAACACCGGGCGCCCCGGTCGTCGAGATCGACCATGTGACCAAGCGGTTCTCCGACTACGTCGCGGTGGCCGACGCCGACTTCTCCATCGGCGCCGGTGAGTTCTTCTCGATGCTGGGACCATCGGGGTGCGGGAAGACCACCACGCTGCGGATGATCGCGGGCTTCGAGACCCCGACGTCTGGGGCCATCCGGCTCGAAGGTGCCGACGTCTCCCGCGTCGCCCCGCACAAGCGCAACGTCAACACCGTGTTCCAGCACTACGCGCTGTTCCCCCATATGTCCGTGTGGGACAACGTGGCCTACGGGCCGCGGAGCATGAAGAAGGACAAATCCGAGGTCAAGCGGCGCGTCGACGAACTACTCGAGGTGGTCCGCCTCACCGACTTCGCGCAGCGCCGGCCCGGCCAGCTCTCCGGTGGCCAGCAGCAGCGCGTGGCGTTGGCCCGTGCGCTGGTCAACTACCCCAGCGCTCTGCTGCTCGACGAACCCCTCGGAGCGCTGGACCTCAAGTTGCGCCACGTCATGCAGTTCGAGCTCAAGCGGATCCAGCGTGAGGTCGGGATCACCTTCGTCTACGTCACCCACGACCAGGAGGAGGCGCTGACGATGAGTGACCGCATCGCGGTCATGAACGTCGGCAAGGTCGAGCAGATCGGCACCCCCACCGAGATCTACGACAACCCCGCGTCGGTGTTCGTCGCCGGCTTCATCGGCCAGGCGAACCTCTGGCACGGCACGCAGACCGGATCCTCCGACGGGTTCGCCGACCTGACGGTGCTCGGCACCAAGCTCAAGGCCCGGTCCGGGGACACCAGGATCGAGAACGGTGGACAGGCCACGCTCATGGTCCGTCCCGAGCGGGTCCGCGTCTCGACCACCCAGCTGGCCGACCCCGGTGTGGTCTCGGTGCCCGCCACCGTCACCGACCTGACCTTCCAGGGCCCGGTCGTGCGCCTCTCCCTGGTGGCCGCGGACTCCTCTCCCATCGTCGCCCACGTCGGACCGGAGCAGAACCTGCCGCTGCTGCGCCCCGGCGACCAGGTGTCGGTGGGCTGGGCCGCGGACGCGTCGCTGGTGCTGCCCGCCGGCGACATCCCGACCGCCGAAGACCTCGAGGACATGCTCGACGAGTCCTGACCGCTTCGAACCGCCCGAGCCCCTACCCCCTACGCTTCCTCGAAAGGCTTGATCCCATGGCCCGTAACCCTGACATCGACCCCGCACTGCTGTCCCGCCTGACCGCCAACCGCACCTCGCGCCGGCGCTTCCTCGGCGGCAGTGCCGCGGCGGCCGCCGGCCTGGCACTGGGCGGATCCTTCCTGGCCGCCTGTGGTGGCAGTGACTCCGGCGGCTCCGCGAGCAGCGCCACGGCCGTGCCCGACGACGGCTCGCCGGCCACCGGCACCCTGCGGGTGTCGAACTGGCCGCTGTACATGGCCGACGGTTTCGTCGCCGCGTTCCAGACCGCGACCGGCCTGACCGTCGACTACAAGGAAGACTTCAACGACAACGAAGAGTGGTTCGCCAAGGTCAAGGAGCCGCTCTCGCGCAAGCAGGACATCGGCGCGGACCTGGCGGTGCCCACCAACTTCATGGCGGCCCGGCTCAACGGCCTCGGCTGGCTCAACGAGATCAACCACGACCGCGTCACCAACTTCACCAACCTGCGCCAGGACCTGATGGACGCGCCGGACGACCCGGGCCGCAAGTTCAGCGCGCCCTACATGTCCGGACTGGTGGGTCTGGCCTACAACCGCGCCGCCACGGGCCGCGACATCACCTCGATCGACGACCTGTGGAATCCGGAGTTCAAGGGCCGGGTGAGCCTGTTCTCCGACCTGCGCGACGGTCTCGGCATGATCATGCTCTCTCAGGGCAGCGACATCGGGAACCCCAGCATCGAGACGGTGCAGAAGGCCGTCGACCTGGTGACCGAGCAGCGCGACGCCGGCCAGATCCGCCGGTTCACCGGCAACGATTACGCCGACGACCTGGCCGCCGGCAATATCGCGATCGCCCAGGCGTATTCGGGTGACGTGGTGCAGTTGCAGGCCGACAATCCGGATCTGCAGTTCATCGTCCCCGAGTCGGGGGCGGTCAACTTCGTCGACACCATGGTGCTGCCGTACACCACGCAGAACCAGAAGGCCGCCGAGGAGTGGATCAACTACATCTACGACCGGGTGAACTACGCCAAGCTGGTGTCGTTCGTCCAGTACGTGCCCGTGCTGTCGGACATGACCGACGAACTCGCGAAGATCGACCCGGAGGCCGCGGCCAACCCGTTGATCAACCCGACGCCGGAGACGCTGGCCAATGTGAAGTCCTGGGCGGCGCTCACCGATGAGCAGACCCAGGAGTTCAACGCCGCGTACGCCACCGTCACCGGGGGCTGACCGTGGCCGGCGTAGCTTCCAGCAGCCGGCAGCGCAGCAAGATCGCTCCGTATCTGATGATCCTGCCTGGGCTGGCGTATCTGGGCCTGTTCTTCGTGGTGCCGTTCATCTCGCTGGCGCGCACCTCACTCTCCAGCTCGGGCGGGTCGGTGTTCATGCCGACCCTGACCTTTTCCTGGGATTTCGGCAACTATGCCGACGCGTTCAGCGCCTACACCGACCAGATCATCCGGTCGTTCAGCTATGCCTTTGCCGCCACGCTGATCTGCCTGGTGCTGGCATTCCCGCTGGCGT from Mycolicibacterium tokaiense includes the following:
- a CDS encoding polyamine ABC transporter substrate-binding protein, whose protein sequence is MARNPDIDPALLSRLTANRTSRRRFLGGSAAAAAGLALGGSFLAACGGSDSGGSASSATAVPDDGSPATGTLRVSNWPLYMADGFVAAFQTATGLTVDYKEDFNDNEEWFAKVKEPLSRKQDIGADLAVPTNFMAARLNGLGWLNEINHDRVTNFTNLRQDLMDAPDDPGRKFSAPYMSGLVGLAYNRAATGRDITSIDDLWNPEFKGRVSLFSDLRDGLGMIMLSQGSDIGNPSIETVQKAVDLVTEQRDAGQIRRFTGNDYADDLAAGNIAIAQAYSGDVVQLQADNPDLQFIVPESGAVNFVDTMVLPYTTQNQKAAEEWINYIYDRVNYAKLVSFVQYVPVLSDMTDELAKIDPEAAANPLINPTPETLANVKSWAALTDEQTQEFNAAYATVTGG
- a CDS encoding ABC transporter ATP-binding protein is translated as MTKRFSDYVAVADADFSIGAGEFFSMLGPSGCGKTTTLRMIAGFETPTSGAIRLEGADVSRVAPHKRNVNTVFQHYALFPHMSVWDNVAYGPRSMKKDKSEVKRRVDELLEVVRLTDFAQRRPGQLSGGQQQRVALARALVNYPSALLLDEPLGALDLKLRHVMQFELKRIQREVGITFVYVTHDQEEALTMSDRIAVMNVGKVEQIGTPTEIYDNPASVFVAGFIGQANLWHGTQTGSSDGFADLTVLGTKLKARSGDTRIENGGQATLMVRPERVRVSTTQLADPGVVSVPATVTDLTFQGPVVRLSLVAADSSPIVAHVGPEQNLPLLRPGDQVSVGWAADASLVLPAGDIPTAEDLEDMLDES